One genomic segment of Paraburkholderia caffeinilytica includes these proteins:
- the murA gene encoding UDP-N-acetylglucosamine 1-carboxyvinyltransferase, with amino-acid sequence MTGMDKLVIEGGYPLSGEVVISGAKNAALPILCASLLSAEPVHLANVPDLQDVRTMLKLLGQMGVQIESGEGGVSLDASKVDNLVAPYEMVKTMRASILVLGPLVARFGHARVSLPGGCAIGARPVDQHIKGLQAMGAEITIEHGFIEARAKRLKGARIVTDMITVTGTENLLMAAVLAEGETVIENAAREPEVGDLAHLLVEMGAKIEGIGTDRLVIQGVDKLHGAKHTVIPDRIEAGTFLCAVAAAGGDVTLRKVRPLILEAVIEKLREAGVTVEEGDDWIRVRMDKRPSAVSFRTSEYPAFPTDMQAQFMALNTIADGTSQVVETIFENRYMHVQELNRLGANITIDGNTALVTGVEKLSGAKVMATDLRASASLVIAALRAEGETLIDRIYHLDRGYDRMETKLNAIGARVRRISGSQA; translated from the coding sequence CTGACAGGCATGGATAAACTCGTCATTGAAGGTGGCTACCCGCTGTCGGGTGAAGTCGTCATCTCAGGCGCCAAGAACGCGGCGTTGCCGATCCTGTGCGCAAGTCTGCTCAGCGCGGAGCCGGTGCATCTGGCCAACGTGCCCGACTTGCAGGACGTGCGCACGATGCTCAAGCTGCTCGGTCAGATGGGCGTGCAGATCGAGAGCGGTGAGGGGGGCGTGTCGCTGGATGCGTCGAAGGTCGACAACCTCGTTGCGCCTTACGAAATGGTGAAGACCATGCGTGCGTCGATCCTCGTGCTCGGCCCGCTGGTCGCGCGCTTCGGTCACGCCCGGGTGTCGCTGCCGGGTGGCTGCGCCATCGGCGCGCGTCCGGTGGATCAGCACATCAAGGGTCTGCAGGCCATGGGCGCCGAGATCACGATCGAGCACGGCTTCATCGAAGCGCGTGCGAAGCGCCTGAAGGGCGCGCGCATCGTGACCGACATGATTACCGTGACGGGCACCGAAAACCTGTTGATGGCAGCGGTGCTGGCCGAAGGCGAAACGGTCATCGAGAACGCCGCGCGTGAACCGGAAGTGGGTGACCTCGCGCATCTGCTGGTCGAGATGGGCGCGAAGATCGAAGGTATCGGCACCGACCGTCTGGTGATCCAGGGCGTCGATAAGCTGCATGGTGCAAAGCACACGGTGATTCCGGATCGCATCGAGGCCGGTACGTTCCTGTGCGCCGTCGCTGCTGCCGGCGGCGATGTCACGTTGCGCAAGGTGCGTCCGCTGATCCTCGAAGCCGTCATCGAGAAGCTGCGCGAAGCCGGCGTCACGGTCGAAGAGGGCGATGACTGGATCCGTGTGCGCATGGACAAGCGTCCGAGCGCGGTGAGCTTCCGCACGTCCGAATACCCCGCGTTCCCGACCGACATGCAGGCGCAGTTCATGGCGCTCAACACGATCGCGGACGGCACCTCGCAAGTCGTCGAGACGATCTTCGAGAACCGCTACATGCACGTGCAGGAACTGAACCGCCTCGGCGCGAACATCACGATCGACGGCAACACTGCGCTCGTGACCGGCGTCGAGAAGCTGTCCGGCGCGAAGGTGATGGCCACCGACCTGCGTGCGTCGGCGAGTCTCGTGATCGCCGCGCTGCGTGCCGAAGGCGAAACGCTGATCGATCGTATCTATCACCTGGATCGTGGCTACGACCGGATGGAGACCAAGCTCAATGCCATCGGCGCCAGGGTGCGCCGTATCTCGGGGAGCCAGGCATGA
- a CDS encoding MlaC/ttg2D family ABC transporter substrate-binding protein: MKKFFLIPLFAALFSFASAGASAQTVDSSSPDTLVKTVTQQVIDSIHADKSIQQGDITHITQLVNEKILPYTDFRRTTQLAMGRNWRTATPEQQNAVVEQFKMLLIRTYSGALAQVRDQQIQYKPFRMNPDDTDTVVRSVVMNNGSPIELDYRLYKTPNGWRVYDINVLGAWLIQAYQQQFSEQIQQKGVDGLIQFLTQRNQQLAAGKQS, from the coding sequence ATGAAAAAATTCTTCCTGATTCCGCTGTTTGCTGCGTTGTTCTCGTTCGCCAGTGCTGGTGCATCGGCACAAACTGTCGATTCGAGTTCGCCCGATACTTTGGTTAAGACCGTCACCCAGCAGGTGATCGACTCGATCCACGCCGACAAGTCGATCCAGCAAGGCGACATCACCCATATCACGCAGCTCGTCAACGAAAAGATCCTGCCGTACACCGATTTCCGCCGTACCACGCAACTGGCGATGGGGCGCAACTGGCGCACCGCGACGCCGGAGCAGCAAAACGCCGTGGTCGAGCAATTCAAGATGCTGTTGATCCGCACGTATTCGGGTGCGTTGGCGCAAGTGCGCGACCAGCAGATCCAGTACAAGCCGTTCCGCATGAATCCGGACGACACCGACACGGTGGTGCGCTCGGTCGTGATGAACAACGGCTCGCCGATCGAACTCGACTACCGTCTGTACAAGACGCCGAACGGCTGGCGCGTGTATGACATCAACGTGCTCGGCGCGTGGCTCATCCAGGCGTATCAGCAGCAGTTCAGCGAGCAGATCCAGCAGAAGGGCGTGGACGGACTGATCCAGTTCCTCACGCAGCGTAACCAGCAACTCGCCGCAGGCAAGCAGTCGTGA
- the hisC gene encoding histidinol-phosphate transaminase — MTTPQDIIRRDVLAMTSYPVPDATGYIKLDAMENPFRLPPVLAAHLGEHLAGVALNRYPAPRPEALIEKIKRVMGVPAGCDVLLGNGSDEIISMVSVACAKPGAKVLAPMPGFVMYQMSAKLANLEFIGVPLKADFTLDTEAMLAAIAEHEPAVVYLAYPNNPTGTLYDGADMERIIAAANKSLVVIDEAYQPFAQQSWLPRADAFDNVVVMRTVSKLGLAGIRLGYLVGRPAWLTEFDKVRPPYNTNVLTQAAADFLLDHVDVLDAQAEQLREERTKLAQAVAQLPGAEVFPSAGNFLLVRVPDASVMFETLLAARVLIKNVSKMHPLLVNCVRLTVGSPEENAQLVAGLKLVLH, encoded by the coding sequence ATGACGACACCTCAAGACATCATCCGCCGCGACGTGCTCGCGATGACGAGCTATCCGGTTCCGGACGCCACGGGCTACATCAAGCTCGATGCGATGGAAAACCCATTTCGACTACCTCCGGTGCTTGCCGCCCATCTGGGCGAGCATCTGGCCGGCGTCGCGCTAAACCGCTATCCGGCGCCGCGCCCGGAAGCGCTGATTGAAAAGATCAAGCGTGTGATGGGCGTGCCCGCGGGTTGCGACGTGCTGCTCGGCAACGGCTCGGATGAAATCATCAGCATGGTGTCGGTGGCGTGCGCGAAGCCGGGCGCCAAGGTGCTCGCGCCGATGCCGGGTTTCGTCATGTATCAGATGTCGGCGAAGCTGGCGAATCTGGAATTCATCGGCGTGCCGCTCAAGGCCGATTTCACGCTCGACACGGAAGCGATGCTGGCGGCGATCGCCGAGCATGAGCCGGCGGTCGTCTATCTGGCCTACCCGAACAACCCCACCGGCACGCTGTACGACGGCGCGGACATGGAGCGCATCATCGCCGCGGCAAACAAAAGCCTCGTGGTGATCGACGAGGCGTACCAGCCGTTCGCGCAGCAAAGCTGGCTGCCACGCGCCGATGCGTTCGACAATGTCGTCGTGATGCGGACGGTGTCCAAGCTCGGCCTGGCCGGCATCCGCCTGGGTTATCTGGTCGGCAGGCCCGCCTGGCTCACCGAGTTCGACAAGGTGCGCCCGCCTTACAACACCAACGTGCTGACGCAAGCCGCCGCCGACTTCCTGCTCGACCACGTCGACGTACTCGACGCCCAGGCCGAGCAACTGCGCGAAGAGCGGACGAAACTCGCGCAAGCCGTGGCCCAATTGCCGGGCGCCGAAGTGTTCCCGAGTGCCGGCAACTTCCTGCTGGTGCGGGTGCCTGACGCATCCGTTATGTTCGAAACGCTGCTGGCGGCGCGGGTTTTGATCAAAAACGTGAGTAAAATGCATCCATTGCTGGTCAATTGCGTGCGTTTGACTGTCGGTTCGCCCGAAGAAAACGCCCAATTGGTCGCCGGACTGAAGCTTGTGCTGCACTGA
- the hisD gene encoding histidinol dehydrogenase, translated as MSIKIRKLDSSSPDFQKLLHAVLAFEASEDEAIERSVAQILNDVKARGDAAVLEYTNRFDRVEAKSVESLELPMSELEAALEGLEPKRRAALEAAAARVRGYHEKQKIECGSHSWQYTEADGTVLGQKVTPLDRAGIYVPGGKAAYPSSVLMNAIPARVAGVREIVMVVPTPDGVKNPLVLAAALLGGVDRVFTIGGAQAVGALAYGTETVPAVDKICGPGNAYVASAKRRVFGTVGIDMIAGPSEILVLCDGTTDPRWVAMDLFSQAEHDELAQSILLCPDDAFIARVRDAINELLPTMPRQDVIRASLEGRGALIKVRDMAEACAIANDIAPEHLEISALEPHQWGQLIRHAGAIFLGRYTSESLGDYCAGPNHVLPTSRTARFSSPLGVYDFFKRSSVIEVSADGAQTLGEIAAELAYGEGLQAHARSAEYRMRQNG; from the coding sequence ATGTCTATCAAGATTCGCAAACTCGATTCCAGCTCGCCCGACTTCCAGAAGTTGCTGCACGCGGTGCTCGCGTTCGAGGCGAGCGAAGACGAAGCAATCGAGCGCTCGGTCGCGCAGATTCTGAACGACGTGAAGGCGCGCGGCGACGCCGCGGTGCTCGAGTACACGAACCGCTTCGACCGCGTCGAGGCGAAGAGCGTCGAGTCGCTCGAGTTGCCGATGTCCGAACTGGAAGCGGCGCTGGAAGGCCTCGAGCCGAAGCGCCGCGCGGCGCTCGAAGCGGCGGCGGCGCGCGTGCGCGGTTACCACGAGAAGCAGAAGATCGAGTGCGGCAGCCATAGCTGGCAGTACACGGAAGCCGACGGCACGGTGCTCGGCCAGAAGGTCACGCCGCTGGATCGCGCGGGTATCTACGTGCCGGGCGGCAAGGCGGCGTATCCGTCGTCGGTGTTGATGAACGCGATTCCGGCGCGCGTGGCCGGCGTGCGCGAAATCGTCATGGTCGTGCCCACGCCGGACGGCGTGAAGAATCCGCTCGTGCTGGCGGCCGCGTTGCTGGGCGGCGTGGATCGCGTGTTCACGATCGGCGGCGCGCAGGCGGTGGGCGCGCTGGCGTACGGCACGGAAACGGTGCCGGCGGTCGACAAGATCTGCGGCCCGGGCAATGCCTATGTCGCCTCGGCCAAGCGCCGCGTGTTCGGCACGGTCGGGATCGACATGATCGCCGGGCCGTCGGAAATTCTCGTCTTGTGCGACGGCACGACGGACCCGCGCTGGGTCGCGATGGACCTGTTCTCGCAAGCGGAGCACGACGAGCTCGCGCAATCCATCCTGCTGTGCCCGGACGATGCATTCATCGCCCGCGTACGCGACGCGATCAACGAGCTGCTGCCGACCATGCCGCGCCAGGACGTGATCCGCGCGTCGCTCGAAGGCCGCGGTGCGTTGATCAAGGTGCGCGATATGGCCGAAGCCTGCGCGATCGCCAACGACATCGCACCGGAACACCTCGAAATCTCCGCGCTGGAGCCGCATCAATGGGGCCAGCTGATCCGTCACGCCGGTGCGATCTTCCTTGGCCGCTATACCAGCGAAAGCCTCGGGGACTACTGCGCGGGGCCGAATCACGTGCTGCCTACGTCGCGTACCGCGCGGTTCTCGTCGCCGCTGGGCGTCTACGATTTTTTCAAGCGGTCGAGCGTAATCGAGGTCAGCGCGGACGGCGCGCAGACGCTTGGCGAGATCGCCGCCGAACTCGCATACGGCGAAGGCCTGCAGGCACATGCCCGCAGCGCCGAATACCGGATGCGGCAGAACGGCTGA
- a CDS encoding ABC transporter ATP-binding protein produces the protein MSAIEIRNVKKRYKDLQALKGVSLTVEEGEFFGLLGPNGAGKTTLISILAGLARADEGSIAVRGHDVVSDFRDARRALGVVPQELVFDPFFTVRETLRIQSGYYGLRNNDAWIDEIMANLDLTEKADANMRALSGGMKRRVLVAQALVHRPPVIVLDEPTAGVDVELRQTLWKFISRLNREGHTIVLTTHYLEEAESLCDRIAMLRRGEVVALERTSTLLQRFAGMQLFLRFAQGVLPAELRPLEVESGSGNGNGRQHLLRLASYDDVERILAQCRAAGCAFEEIEVRKADLEDVFVQVMNGPEVIEGLA, from the coding sequence ATGTCAGCCATAGAAATTCGTAACGTCAAGAAGCGCTACAAAGATTTGCAAGCGCTCAAGGGCGTCAGCCTCACGGTGGAAGAAGGCGAGTTCTTCGGACTGCTCGGTCCGAACGGCGCGGGCAAGACGACGCTCATCAGCATACTCGCCGGTCTCGCGCGCGCCGACGAAGGCAGCATCGCGGTCCGCGGCCATGACGTAGTCAGCGATTTCCGCGACGCGCGCCGCGCGCTCGGCGTGGTGCCGCAGGAGCTCGTGTTCGATCCTTTCTTTACGGTGCGCGAAACCTTGCGCATCCAGTCCGGCTATTACGGGTTGCGCAATAACGACGCGTGGATCGACGAGATCATGGCCAATCTCGACCTCACCGAGAAAGCCGACGCCAACATGCGCGCGCTGTCGGGCGGCATGAAGCGCCGCGTGCTCGTGGCGCAGGCGCTGGTGCATCGGCCGCCGGTGATCGTACTGGACGAGCCGACCGCGGGCGTCGACGTCGAACTGCGTCAAACCTTGTGGAAGTTCATCTCGCGCCTGAATCGCGAAGGGCACACGATCGTGCTGACCACGCACTATCTGGAAGAAGCCGAATCGCTGTGCGACCGCATCGCGATGCTGCGGCGTGGCGAGGTCGTCGCGCTCGAGCGCACCAGCACGCTGCTGCAGCGCTTCGCCGGCATGCAGCTGTTCCTGCGTTTTGCGCAAGGCGTGTTGCCGGCTGAGTTGCGTCCGCTCGAAGTGGAAAGTGGTTCGGGCAACGGCAACGGCCGCCAGCATCTGCTGCGGCTCGCGAGCTATGACGACGTCGAGCGGATTCTCGCGCAGTGCCGCGCGGCGGGCTGCGCATTCGAAGAAATCGAGGTTCGCAAAGCCGATCTCGAAGATGTGTTCGTTCAGGTGATGAACGGTCCGGAAGTGATCGAGGGGCTGGCATGA
- a CDS encoding MlaA family lipoprotein — translation MQTLRKRGARTVQIATFALAAATLAGCSTVQTPTKGDPLEGLNRTIFTVNDKLDQYALKPVAKGYVSITPQPVRDSVTNFFSNIGDVYIAANNLLQLKITDGVEDIMRIVINTVFGVGGLFDVATLAKLPKHDNDLGLTLGHYGVPSGPYLVLPLFGPSTLRDAVGSIGNYYVNPLSYIHPDGLSWALYGLNVINTRANLLNASDVLEGAALDKYSFVRNAYLQRRQYLLSDGKQSQSLPNYGDEAPLPKYEDVDSGAAGTQGAAAKAAPASGTAAATPPQAASAAGATTGATTGATGTAAAPEAASGSSETPPLDLNGGPETTQIPAGQLVPPTRFSFPSFKLR, via the coding sequence ATGCAGACCCTACGCAAACGAGGTGCGCGCACCGTCCAGATAGCGACGTTCGCGCTCGCGGCCGCTACGCTCGCCGGCTGCTCGACCGTGCAGACGCCGACCAAGGGCGACCCGCTCGAGGGCTTGAACCGCACCATCTTCACCGTCAACGACAAGCTCGATCAGTACGCGCTGAAGCCGGTCGCGAAGGGCTACGTGTCCATCACGCCGCAACCGGTGCGCGACAGCGTCACCAACTTCTTCTCGAACATCGGCGACGTCTACATCGCGGCGAACAATCTGCTGCAGCTGAAGATCACCGATGGCGTCGAAGACATCATGCGGATCGTGATCAACACGGTGTTCGGCGTCGGCGGTCTGTTCGATGTGGCGACGCTCGCCAAGCTGCCCAAGCACGACAACGACCTCGGCCTGACGCTCGGCCACTACGGCGTGCCGTCGGGTCCCTACCTCGTGCTGCCGCTGTTCGGGCCGAGCACGCTGCGCGACGCGGTCGGCTCGATCGGCAATTACTACGTGAATCCGCTTAGCTACATTCACCCGGATGGCCTGAGCTGGGCGCTGTACGGCCTGAACGTGATCAACACGCGTGCGAATCTGCTGAACGCGAGCGACGTGCTGGAAGGCGCCGCGCTGGATAAGTATTCGTTCGTGCGCAACGCGTATCTGCAACGCCGCCAGTATTTGCTGTCGGACGGCAAGCAATCGCAGTCGCTGCCGAACTACGGCGATGAAGCGCCGCTGCCGAAGTACGAGGACGTCGATAGCGGTGCGGCTGGCACGCAAGGTGCCGCGGCAAAGGCGGCGCCTGCGTCCGGTACGGCAGCGGCAACGCCGCCGCAAGCTGCTTCGGCAGCGGGTGCAACCACCGGGGCTACCACGGGTGCAACCGGCACGGCGGCCGCACCTGAAGCCGCCTCCGGCAGCTCGGAAACGCCGCCGCTCGACCTGAACGGCGGTCCGGAAACGACGCAGATTCCAGCCGGTCAACTGGTTCCGCCGACGCGTTTCAGCTTTCCGTCATTCAAATTGCGTTGA
- the mlaE gene encoding lipid asymmetry maintenance ABC transporter permease subunit MlaE has protein sequence MISALGRSVIDGLGTAGYATRFFFRLLLEFFPLLRRPRLVTKQIHFVGNYSLVIIAVSGLFVGFVLGLQGYYTLNRYGSEQALGLLVALSLVRELGPVVTALLFAGRAGTSLTAEIGLMKAGEQLTAMEMMAVDPVKVVVAPRLWAGIVSMPILAAIFSAVGVLGGYVVGVLLIGVDAGAFWSQMQGGVDVWRDVGAGVVKSVVFGLAVTFVALFQGYEAKPTPEGVSRATTKTVVYASLAVLGLDFLLTALMFS, from the coding sequence ATGATCAGTGCGCTTGGTCGCTCGGTGATCGACGGGTTGGGCACGGCCGGTTATGCCACACGCTTCTTTTTCCGCTTGCTGCTCGAATTTTTCCCGTTGCTGCGCCGGCCGCGTCTTGTCACGAAGCAGATCCACTTCGTGGGTAATTATTCGCTGGTGATCATCGCCGTGTCGGGACTGTTCGTCGGCTTTGTGCTTGGCTTGCAGGGTTACTACACGCTGAACCGGTACGGTTCCGAACAGGCGCTGGGGCTGCTGGTCGCACTTTCGCTGGTGCGCGAACTCGGGCCGGTGGTCACGGCGCTCCTGTTCGCGGGGCGCGCCGGCACGTCGCTCACGGCCGAGATCGGCCTGATGAAGGCGGGCGAGCAATTGACCGCGATGGAAATGATGGCGGTGGACCCGGTCAAGGTCGTCGTCGCGCCGCGCCTGTGGGCGGGCATCGTTTCCATGCCGATCCTGGCCGCGATTTTCAGCGCGGTCGGCGTGCTCGGCGGTTATGTGGTGGGTGTGCTGCTGATCGGCGTCGATGCCGGCGCTTTCTGGTCGCAGATGCAAGGCGGCGTCGATGTTTGGCGCGACGTCGGCGCTGGGGTCGTCAAGAGCGTGGTGTTCGGCCTCGCGGTGACCTTTGTGGCGCTGTTTCAGGGCTATGAAGCCAAGCCGACGCCGGAGGGCGTGTCGCGCGCCACGACCAAGACGGTCGTGTACGCGTCGCTTGCGGTGCTCGGCCTCGATTTTCTGTTGACCGCACTGATGTTCAGCTAA
- a CDS encoding STAS domain-containing protein, with amino-acid sequence MSEVLNAVVSHFESGATLTHESAKAALEAGLQRIAAGANGVDCAPLAQFDSSALAVLLAWTRAAQARGIAFEIVNLPAGLASLAQAYGVDTLVDWS; translated from the coding sequence GTGAGCGAAGTGCTGAACGCCGTCGTAAGCCACTTCGAAAGCGGCGCGACGTTGACCCACGAGAGCGCGAAAGCCGCGCTCGAAGCGGGTTTGCAGCGCATTGCCGCGGGTGCGAACGGCGTGGATTGCGCGCCGCTCGCGCAATTCGATTCGTCCGCGCTTGCCGTCCTGCTCGCGTGGACGCGTGCCGCTCAGGCCCGCGGCATCGCGTTCGAGATCGTCAACCTGCCGGCTGGTCTCGCCAGCCTCGCACAAGCCTACGGCGTCGATACCCTTGTCGACTGGAGCTAG
- a CDS encoding BolA family protein codes for MLPTPEQVKQYIAAGLACQHLEVEGDGQHFFATIVSPSFEGKRLIQRHQLVYAALGDRMREEIHALSMKTLTPAEWQNA; via the coding sequence ATGTTGCCGACTCCCGAACAGGTCAAGCAATACATCGCAGCTGGGCTCGCTTGCCAGCATCTCGAAGTCGAGGGCGACGGTCAGCATTTCTTTGCGACCATCGTCTCGCCGAGCTTCGAAGGCAAGCGTCTGATCCAGCGCCACCAACTCGTGTATGCGGCGCTCGGCGACCGCATGCGCGAAGAAATCCACGCGCTCAGCATGAAGACGCTGACGCCCGCCGAATGGCAGAACGCGTAA
- the mlaD gene encoding outer membrane lipid asymmetry maintenance protein MlaD — protein sequence MKKTALDFWVGLFVVLGFVALLFLALKAGNMSSLSFQATYPIKLKFDNIGGLKARAPVKSAGVTVGRVASIGFDSNAYQAVVTIDIDKQYPFPKDTSAKILTSGLLGEQYIGLEPGGDSETLKAGDTISMTQSAIVLENLIGQFLYSKAADSGASKPGAGSAAPAAAPATAPAPAAPTPPASGAAGQ from the coding sequence ATGAAAAAGACTGCTCTCGACTTCTGGGTCGGCTTGTTCGTGGTGTTGGGTTTCGTGGCGTTGCTGTTTCTCGCGCTGAAGGCCGGCAACATGAGCTCGTTGTCGTTTCAGGCAACGTATCCGATCAAGCTCAAGTTCGACAATATCGGCGGACTGAAGGCGCGCGCACCGGTGAAGAGCGCGGGCGTGACGGTCGGCCGGGTTGCCTCGATCGGCTTTGACAGCAATGCCTATCAGGCTGTCGTCACGATCGATATCGACAAGCAATACCCGTTTCCGAAAGACACGTCGGCGAAGATTCTGACCTCCGGTCTGCTCGGCGAGCAATACATCGGGCTCGAACCCGGTGGCGACAGCGAGACGCTTAAAGCGGGTGACACGATCTCGATGACACAATCGGCAATCGTGCTGGAAAACCTGATCGGACAATTCCTGTATAGCAAGGCCGCGGACTCGGGCGCATCCAAGCCGGGCGCGGGCTCGGCTGCACCTGCGGCCGCCCCTGCCACGGCGCCCGCGCCGGCGGCGCCGACTCCGCCCGCCTCTGGCGCGGCCGGTCAATAA
- the hisG gene encoding ATP phosphoribosyltransferase, giving the protein MSSMPQTSSSPAVSAPLTLALSKGRIFEETLPLLAAAGIEVAEDPETSRKLILPTTDANLRVIIVRATDVPTYVEYGAADFGVAGKDVLLEHGGSGLYQPVDLDIARCRMSVAVAAGFDYANAVRQGARLRVATKYVETAREHFAAKGVHVDLIKLYGSMELAPLVGLADAIVDLVSSGNTLRANNLVEVEEIMQISSRLVVNQAALKLKRAALRPILDAFERASKAGTAAA; this is encoded by the coding sequence ATGAGCTCGATGCCGCAAACGTCGTCTTCGCCGGCTGTGAGCGCACCGCTCACGCTGGCTTTGTCGAAAGGGCGTATCTTCGAAGAGACGCTGCCGCTGCTCGCCGCAGCCGGTATTGAGGTCGCGGAAGATCCGGAAACATCACGCAAGCTGATTCTGCCCACAACAGACGCGAACCTGCGCGTTATCATCGTGCGCGCAACGGACGTGCCGACCTACGTCGAGTACGGCGCGGCCGACTTCGGCGTGGCCGGCAAGGACGTGTTGCTCGAGCACGGCGGCAGCGGGCTGTACCAGCCGGTCGACCTGGATATCGCGCGCTGCCGGATGTCGGTCGCGGTGGCGGCCGGTTTCGACTACGCGAACGCGGTGCGCCAGGGCGCACGCCTGCGCGTGGCCACCAAGTACGTTGAAACCGCACGTGAGCATTTTGCCGCCAAGGGCGTCCACGTCGACCTGATCAAGCTGTACGGTTCGATGGAACTGGCGCCGCTGGTCGGCCTCGCGGACGCGATCGTCGACCTGGTGAGTTCGGGCAATACCTTGCGTGCCAACAATCTTGTCGAGGTGGAAGAGATCATGCAGATTTCGTCGCGCCTCGTTGTGAACCAGGCGGCGCTGAAGCTCAAACGCGCCGCGCTGCGGCCGATCCTCGACGCATTCGAACGCGCGTCGAAAGCCGGCACTGCGGCAGCCTGA
- a CDS encoding ABC transporter permease, translated as MSGYSGFSTLFYKEILRFWKVAFQTVLAPVITALLYLTIFGHALRGHVQVYPGVEYTSFLIPGLVMMSVLQNAFANSSSSLIQSKITGNLVFVLLPPLSHYEMFGAYVLAAVARGLAVGFGVFIVTIWFVPVSFSAPLYIIAFAIFGAAILGTLGLIAGIWAEKFDQLAAFQNFLIMPLTFLSGVFYSTHTLPPVWREVSRLNPFFYMIDGFRYGFFGMSDINPLASLAIVAGFFVVLAVVAMRMLASGYKLRH; from the coding sequence ATGAGCGGCTACAGTGGTTTCAGCACGCTGTTTTACAAGGAAATCCTGCGGTTCTGGAAGGTGGCGTTCCAGACCGTGCTGGCGCCGGTCATCACTGCGCTGCTGTATCTGACGATCTTCGGCCACGCGTTGCGTGGCCACGTTCAGGTCTATCCGGGTGTCGAGTACACGAGCTTCCTGATTCCCGGCCTCGTGATGATGAGCGTGTTGCAGAACGCATTTGCGAATAGCTCGTCCTCGCTGATCCAGTCGAAGATCACCGGCAACCTGGTGTTCGTGCTGTTGCCGCCGTTGTCGCACTACGAGATGTTCGGTGCGTATGTGCTCGCGGCCGTGGCCCGCGGTCTCGCGGTAGGCTTCGGCGTGTTCATCGTGACGATCTGGTTCGTGCCGGTCAGCTTCAGCGCGCCGCTTTATATCATCGCGTTCGCGATTTTCGGCGCGGCGATTCTTGGCACGCTGGGCTTGATCGCGGGCATCTGGGCTGAGAAGTTCGATCAGCTCGCCGCGTTTCAAAACTTTCTGATTATGCCGCTCACGTTCCTCTCGGGCGTGTTCTACTCGACGCACACGCTGCCACCGGTGTGGCGCGAAGTGTCGCGGCTCAATCCCTTTTTCTACATGATCGACGGCTTTCGCTACGGTTTCTTCGGGATGTCGGATATCAATCCGCTCGCGAGCCTTGCGATCGTTGCCGGTTTCTTTGTGGTGCTGGCCGTGGTGGCGATGCGCATGCTCGCCTCCGGCTACAAACTGCGCCACTGA